Below is a genomic region from Neovison vison isolate M4711 chromosome 9, ASM_NN_V1, whole genome shotgun sequence.
cagttgtctcaaggtattttctttttcttttcttttttttttttaaagattttatttatttatttgacatacggatcacaagtaggcagagaggcaggcgggttggggggtggggggagcaggctgcccactgagcagagagcctgatgcagggctcgatcccaggaccctgggatcatgacctgagccgaaggcagaggctttacactgagccacccaggtgcccctcaaggtattttctcatttcctttgctcCATCGTTGTTTCACTTTCACTTgcaaattttccagttttccttctgttactgatttctggcCTTATTCCATGTGATCACAAGAGATcctttgtatgatttcagtcttttaaaatgtattatgacTTGTTTTGTAGCCAAATTTATTTTGCAGTCTGTCCCagggaatgttctgtgtgcacttgagaagaatgtgtactggCCCACCTCAGAGCTATCGTGGGTTTGCTTCCAGACAATAAGTAACTGTTCCACCACAGTAAAACAGATACTGCAATCAAGTGAGTCCAGTGAATTTCCTGATTTCCCAGTGTGTGTAAAAGTCACATTTACACTATATCACTGTCTGTGAAGTTTGTAGTAGCGTATGTCTAACAAACAATGTATGTAccctaattaaaaatattttattgtgaaaaatcCTACCAGTCATCTGATTTTTCAGCAAGTCACAATCACTAATCACAGATCGccataacaattaaaataataatgaaaagtttcGAAGAATGAAAAGTTTAAGTTGTGAGAATTAACAAAATGTGACACCGACATGAAGCAAAAGGTCGCTGGTGGAAAAGGGTGCCGATAGACCTGCTCCACACAGGGCTGCTGCAGACCTTGGGTTTGTAGAAACGCGGCGCCTGCAAAGCACAGTGACATGCGATGTGCCTGTGCTGGTAGGTGGACTGTCCGTGTgtccgtgtgtctgtgtgtgtgagctgTGGTTGATTTATACTGCAGCTCAGCCGTGCGGTTCCCTTGTTCTGTTATTGAAATTGGGGTACCAACGTCTCTAGCTATTCTTGCTACTCATTATTTCTAAACCTTTACTATTATCTGGGGGCCCTGATATTTGGCAAATGTATGTGTTAGATGTTCCTGGCAAATCGACCCTTTTATTAACCGAGGGTGTACTTCTGTGTCTCTTGCTCCCGTCTGTGATGCAAAGCCTGTCTTGCTTCCTATGCGGGGAGCCCTTCTGCTCTTTCGGGCATCATTTGCTGCGACACTTGTTCTCCTGTTCTCGTTCtctgtctgtttgtgtctttggATCTGAGTCTTTTGGAGCCAGCGTATGGTTGAATCGTATTTTTTTCATCCTGAGAAGGAAAAGAACTCTGTTTCCCTCCACTCCTACCCCAGGACTCATACTCCTGAGGACCCCGGACACGGCGTGCTGGTCACTGGCTGTGCGGTCTCCCCTCTATGGAGCAGCCCTCCAACCCCAGCTGTGTGTCTCCCAGTTGGACTCGTGGCCGACCCCGTCCCCCTGGGGATGGCCTCCGGTTCCACCTGGTGGAGGCTCCGTCCTGTACAGCACCCCCACTGCAGAcactggtccccaggccagctGCCACCATGCCTTTGAGGGACAGGCTGTGCCTCGAGGGCCCCATGACCCCGTTTTTGGTTCAGTCACTTGCTGCAGCTCACAGAACCTGGGAGAACACTGTAGGCGCCACGGGCGGTCAATTACACGGGATATTTGAAAGGATAAAAGTGACCCTCCACACAGGAGACGCTTGGGGCAAAGTATGCGGGAAGGGACACACAGCTTCCACGTCCACCTTCCCAGCTCCTCCAATGTGCTCAGCGACCTGGGAGCTCTCCAGACTCCAACGGTTTTGGGTTTTTAtgcagagtttttgtttgtttgtttgtttttgtttttatgtaggcatgattgattaaatcactgacCTCACTGGCCTCCAGCCACGCCCCCCTCCCTAGAGCTCTGGGTTCTGTGAGACCGAAGCTCCAGGCCTCCAACTCTGTGCTCAGCTTCACTGGCAACCAGCTCGCATCCTGTGGTTCTTTAGGGGCTTTTGAAAAATCACCCCATTCACAAAGTCATTTGAGGCTGCAGGGGGCCTCTTTCAAACAACAAAAGGCACCCTTTCCCTTCCTGgctcatcacttaggaaattccaaggatcttaggagctctgtgccaggaattgGGATGAAGACCtaatatatgtttctttttcttttttttttaagattgtatttatttatttcacagacaaagatcacaagcaggcagagagaggggaggaagcaggctccctgctgagcagagagcctgatgcactgtgatgcggggctccatcccaggacctgggatcatgacctgagctgaaggcagagcctttaagactttttttttttcttaatttatttgacagagagaaatcacaagtagacggagaggcaggcagagagagagagggggaagcaggctccctgctgagcagagagcccgatgcgggactcgatcccaggaccctgagatcatgacctgagccgaaggcagcggcttaccccactgagccacccatgtgcctctgTATATTTCTGACCCTAAATCACAGCATCACAAATCCATTTTGCCAATCTGTGTCTTTAATCTGTTTAAAGTAATTACAGTAATTAGTGTTAATGAATAACTCATTTCTGcttttttgctctttgttttctggtGTCTTAGAGGTTTCTTGTCTTCACTAATGTCTTCTTTCTTGTTTGGTTGACCTTCTGTagtaacacatttttatttccttttgtctaTATTCTGTGGGTCTTTTCTTTGTGGTTGTCATAAGAATTATGTATAACATCCTCAAGCTGTAACCGTCTAACTGAATGGAGAGCGAGTTCATTCCAGTACGTATAGGCACTCCCCTCCCGTGCTGTGGGGTCTGCGCCCAGCCCCTAGCCATTGGCAGGGGGACGGGCCACCACCCCTTGGGAGGCTGGTGCACCTGGTCAGGAGGTTGATTCTGTGGAATCGGGACTCTCGCTTGGGGATCCTGGGCCTCCCACCAACCACTGACCCACCTCTGGTCTTTAGAGGCCTGGCGTTCTGAAGAGCATTCTTAATGCCAGAGAAGGTGCACAGTGCAGCTTTACGGATGGTcctgaaaaaatcaacaaagggaAAAGCACCCCGGCCCACCGGTGGGCACATCCATGCCAGCACAggcgcccccagcccccagtACTCCTGTCCCTGAGATAGCCATGGTGAGAGCTGCTGGGCCCTTCCAGGGGGACAGCGCACTTGGCCTCTCTGTCTTCTGCAGTGAGCTCTCGGGCATAGAAGAGAGGGGCAGAGTCTCCACTCTGCTTCTGAGCCCTCAGGACTGTTCGCGTGCACTAGTGCACCCCATCTCTAATGGGGGGTAGCAGGACAAGGGTGGGGATCCAGGCTGTGCGTAGCCCACACAGGTGGGATGTCAGCAGCTGTCCAGGTGCTCACAGCTGACATGCCTCCAGGGGACCAGAGGCCACACTGTGTGTGGTGTGGGGGACCAGctgccccacccccgaccccagcCATGCTGACTCAGGCCCTCCGTGCCCCCTGCTGTTTCAGAGCAGACCTACTGTGACCGGCTGGTCCAGGACACACCTTTCCTGATGGGCCATGGACGCCTCAGTGAGCAGCAGGTGGACAGGATCATCCTCCAGCTGAACCGCTACTACCCCCAGATACTCAGTAACAAGGATGCGGAGAAGGTAATGGGGggcccttccccccccccccccgggggctgGGAGAAAGCAagcttgggggcagggcaggacagCTTGGAGGTGAAAGCCTGGCTCCTTGCAGGGACGTTGGGCCCAGAACATCAGCTCTGCaaacctctgtctcttcctgtgtCATTGGGGCCTGCTGGCGGCCCTCCAGAGTTGCCGGGAGCACCCCAGGAGACAGGACAGCATGCCCCTACACATGACAGGCCTAGGAGTGGCgtgaggggcagggggtgaggagcAGGGCTGCTGGCCAGGCTCCACGCCAGGGCCACGGggctctgcccctgcctcttGCAAAGGTTCACAAATGGACAAACATTCAGGGATGCCGAGGGAGAGTGGGTGCATTTTGCCTGCACTGCCCTTTCTCTGACTCCCCCTCAGGACAAGGGCTTTGGGGTGCAGGGCTCCCCTCCAGCTGGGTGACTAAGTGAGCCCTGCTCTTGGAGTTGCGGCCCTTGCCGCTGGTGCCGGGCAGTGGTGCTGTATGCAGGGTTGTCCACAGGGTTTGGGACCTCTCCTGGGGACAGCTGAAATCTCCATGGGCCCTGCTACTAGCTCAGAAGCTTAAGGTATAAAAGTTTACAGTAAGTTAAAAAGCATGGGTTAACTTTATACCTTATTATTATAGTTAAAAGTCTAGTATATTGTGtacaaatttgaatttgaaaagtttcagacatttatagagaaaaagggagactcctgcctctgcccacccacACTCTTCTGTTCCTCATAGTTTCCGTGGCTCCTGCCAAATAATGCCTGTCTTTGCCTTGCAGTTTCTGGGCCAATTCTCATTCCAGGTGGAGGGGAATACTGCCACCAGGTGGCAGCAGCAGGCCACAGCCGCCAGGTCCCAGGGATCCAGGCCAAGTGCCCAGTTCACTGACCTTTAGAACCATGCATTTTCCAGCAAACACATCAAAAGAGcttgtttttttctgcttaacccttagtttttattttttaaattttaaaaaagattatatttatttatttgtcaggggagtggggagagcagaagcagggggagtggcaggcagcaggagaagcagactccccgctgagcagggaaccccaagtgggactcaatcccaggacgctgagatcatgacctgagcctaaggtagatgcttaactgactgagccacccaggtgccccttaaaccctgggtttttaaaaacttgaatcaTATTCCTGTAGACCATAAACTACTAGAAGTTACCACTTACGCTATCATCTCATTGATTCCCTCTAAGGACCCTACCATTTGGGTTCATTACACCCTTTTTAGAAGTGAGGAAACAGAGTTGTAGGGGGTGAAGTgacttgccaaggtcacacagcaagccaTCAGTTTCCAACAGTTGGAATAATGTCACCACTGTCCTTCTCGATGCTGTGTCTGGCCTCTGCAAGGAGGGAGTGCAAGGCCCAGTGGCCATGCTGTGACCTCAGCATGCTGGGCTGCAACCCTGGGTAGTCTGGAGTGGTCAGTTGCTGCCTCCTCTAGGTGTTCTCAGTCCCCCAAGccaccctggccctgccccttcaGCCTGACCTTCCCTTGCACCCTTTCCACCCCCAGTTCCGGAACCCCAAGGCGTCCCTGCGCATGCGGCTCTGTGACCTCCTGGGTCATCTGCAGCGGAGCGGCGAGCGGGACTGCCAGGAGTTCTACCGGGCCCTGTACATCCACGCCCAGCCCCTGCACAGCCGTCTGCCCAGCCGGCTCGCCCTGCGTAAGTATGCCCAGCCCCTCACCCAATGCCGTCTCCACAGTGGTccccagagagaggaggcagtGTTCAGATTCAGAGATggtcatctctgtctctcttggaCCAGTGTATGCAGAGAAGGTTAATCTCGTGCACGtggccctgcccttccctctggccCAAAGCACCGGGAATCCATAGGCTTGTGTTGAAAGCACCAGCCTTGAGTGAACGGTGCAGAAGCCGAGGCTGCCCCCACAACCAGGATGCCCAGGGGGATCCCTGCAGCGTGGGGTTTCTGTAGAATGGTCTGGGGCTCAGATGGTGGATCCAGGGCCCGTGTCTTGGTTTATAGGGTCTTGCCTGCATGCTCAGGAGGCGTGAGAGTCCTGAGCGACCCTCCACGCTGCTGGGTTGGCGATAGGAGAGGCATGGGTGGGGATGGTGGCTCAGTCCTGAGGCCTCTGTGGCCTGGTCTCTTGGATCAGGGGCTGCTGTCCCTCAATCCTCTGATGTGAACCTGGAGGCCAAAGGGCAGGGTAGCTTACCCACTCACCCCAGGATGCTCAGCTGGGACCCAGGGCCAGTGTCCCTGACCTGAGGGTGGGCCACAGGTCTGGGCCCTGAGCTCTGGCCCAGGACCCATTTGTCATGCCAGCCACGAGGGGTGGGAGGCCCACTGCCTGGCTGGGAGTCATGCACCTTCTAGGCTCCAGGCCATTGGCAGGTGGCCGGTCAGGAAGTTCTGGGGAGAGCACAGTCCCTGCCCTCGTGTGGACATCAGACTTGGGACAGGCGGGTGTTCATCCTGCATCCGTAGGGGACAATGGCCCTCACCCCATGGCCCTCAGGGTCTCAGGAAGTGGACAAAAGGAAACCCAAAATTCAGGGTTCCATGAGGCTTGCCCCCAGTCCCCTCTCTGGTGCTGACCCCCCCAAGTCCGGCCCAGAAGACTGGGTGCCCCTACAGCCTGGTCCTGCCCAGCCAGGGCCCcccagggttggggggaaggagcCTGAGCAGGCCCTTGGTTTCCGGTGGGTGGGGCAAACCCCTTCCTCTGGCCCACCCCCCACTAACCGAGCCCTATGATTTTGTTTCCAGAGAACTCAGATTGCACAGAGCTAGACTCAGGCACCGTGGGCCGCGAGCTCAGTGACAGGGGTAACCGCCTCCgcgtcccccaccccatccccccccagggctctgtctctgcctcaggGGCTGTTCCTTTCCAAGTCAGGCTTGGTCCTGACTTCCCATTGCACGGGCCCCAGGGTGCTTGCTGGGGCGCCCCGTCCTCCAGGCTCAGACAGCCACTTGCTCACTTGCCCCTTTTGTCCCCAGGACCCGTGGCCTTCCTGGCCTGCCTCGGCCTGGCCGCAGGGCTGGCGCTCCTCGTCTactgctgccctccaggtagGTACTGCCTGGCCAGGCCCAAGCACTGAGTCCCTGGCctccccgtgcctcagtttccttgcctgtGCAGTGGAACAGTGGCGGGGCCCCTCTCACAGggcccaggaggaagaggaaatgtgCCCTGGTTCTCAAGCCCACCACCCCCAGAGGGCGGGGAATGACATCCCCTGACAGGTGGCAGAGCACAGCTGGGCTCTGGGGTTAGAAAGCCCTGTGCTCTGTGGGGCCTGGAGCAGGGCGGCCACCTCTGGCCCCTCTGTGGCTCAGCCCTGACAAATGGACGGGAGGCCCTTGGCCCCACATGCCAGCAGCTGCCCCTTTCCTGCCACGCCAGGCCTATCGCTGCCGTGCTTGGCAGGGATACCCCTGTCACGCGACTTTAGGGCTAAGAAGGCCTGTTGGTGGCAGTTTCTGAAACCACCTTGTCTTCCAGACCCTAAGGTGCTGCCGGGGGCCCGGCGTGTCCTGGGCTTCTCCCCTGTCATCGTCGACAGGCACGTCAGCCGCTTCCTGCTGGCCTTCCTCACAGATGACCTGGGAGGGCTCTGACGACCCCCGCCTGCCCACCACCCACCAAAGAAGTCCCACCTGCCCGCCCAGGGGCCTGCCACTTCTTTTCTAAATCCTTGTTTTTCactatttatacttttttaaagaaagttgcCTTCACCTGACGAAGGTGCTCAACAATATTAAATGTTGGAGTCTTGTCCTTTTTCTCAGGAGTATTTTCTAGATGATTCTGATCCTGAGGACGCCTGGTGTCCCACAACCAGCCCAGGGTCCAGGTCCTGCTCAGGCTGTCCTCCTGGCCCCTGCGGCCCTCAgcgcccacccccccccaccccccacaccccccaccgtCTCCCCCACGTGTTCCctgttctccctcccctgccccatcccacAGCTTCTGTCCAGAGCACACATCTCCCGCTTCAAGCCCCTCTGCTGTTCCTTGCTTGGTGTGTCATTTGTCCCCATACCCGtcccttcccatcctctctcctttcccagccCCAGACCCAGGTGGGAAGGCTAGGTGGGGGCACTGCCCTGGGCCTCCGGGGGCACCAGCCGCACACCCCAAGAAGCCTCAGTGCCCACACATGTTTACTTCCTTCTCCCCAGTGGCCCAGCAGGTGGGGGCTGCTTCTCTGCTTTCCtgaagaggaaacagaggttACTTGGCCAGGAGAAGGGGGACCCAGCATGTGAGGGGGTCACCACTGTCTTCATTCCCTTTCCATGATGTGTCCCCATCCAGTCACCAGAATGGACACCCCAGTCCTGGGCCCTACCTGGCCTTGCCAGCCCCTGTGTCCTGGGAATGGAGGCTCTCCCTGCCAGGAGGTTAGGACCCAGACTTAGTGGGTCTGGGCTGGGTCTGATGGATACAGCTCCAGGCAGAGCCTGGGAATGAGCACAAGATCTTGTCCCAGATTCCAGAAGCTCGGAGAAAAAAAGTCCACAGAACCTattagaacttttattttttattttactttattttttaaagattttatttatttatttgacagacagagatcacaagtaggcagagaggcaggcagagagagagggggaagcaggctccctgctgagcagagattcctgatgcggggctcgatcccaggaccctgagaccatgacctgagccgaaggcagaggctttaacccactgagccacccaggcaccccatgaacttTTAGAGATGAAAAACGTCATTGTGCTATCTGAGGTCCTGGCCTCTGGTTCCTCATACCTTCCTCTCAGCAGCCTGGGGTTTGACTGGACCCCATCCCTCATCCTCATCTTGGGGACCTAGGCTGTCCCCTCAACCAGGGTGTCTACACCCCTGTCTCACCTACCAGCCTCAGGCTCAGGATCCCAGTGTGGAAACTTCCCTCGTGGACATGGGAGGGTATGTGTGCAAGTTCAGGGGGGCCTGGTGCCCTATGCTTGGCATCCAGCAGCACAGTCCCGAGGGCCC
It encodes:
- the CARD19 gene encoding caspase recruitment domain-containing protein 19 isoform X1, translated to MKNKKHQWNLDKNYTDSVDYFGSIVIFTTLNLPIHEQRSVPGNVLCALEKNVYWPTSELSWVCFQTISNCSTTVKQILQSKQTYCDRLVQDTPFLMGHGRLSEQQVDRIILQLNRYYPQILSNKDAEKFRNPKASLRMRLCDLLGHLQRSGERDCQEFYRALYIHAQPLHSRLPSRLALQNSDCTELDSGTVGRELSDRGPVAFLACLGLAAGLALLVYCCPPDPKVLPGARRVLGFSPVIVDRHVSRFLLAFLTDDLGGL
- the CARD19 gene encoding caspase recruitment domain-containing protein 19 isoform X2, whose amino-acid sequence is MTEQTYCDRLVQDTPFLMGHGRLSEQQVDRIILQLNRYYPQILSNKDAEKFRNPKASLRMRLCDLLGHLQRSGERDCQEFYRALYIHAQPLHSRLPSRLALQNSDCTELDSGTVGRELSDRGPVAFLACLGLAAGLALLVYCCPPDPKVLPGARRVLGFSPVIVDRHVSRFLLAFLTDDLGGL
- the CARD19 gene encoding caspase recruitment domain-containing protein 19 isoform X3, producing the protein MGHGRLSEQQVDRIILQLNRYYPQILSNKDAEKFRNPKASLRMRLCDLLGHLQRSGERDCQEFYRALYIHAQPLHSRLPSRLALQNSDCTELDSGTVGRELSDRGPVAFLACLGLAAGLALLVYCCPPDPKVLPGARRVLGFSPVIVDRHVSRFLLAFLTDDLGGL